The following is a genomic window from Pseudomonas lurida.
GCGCACGGTGCAGCCGGTATTGGCCGATATCCCTCGGGAAGTCGAAGAGGCCGCCGCCTGCCTGGGCGCCAAGCCGTTGCAGGTGTTCCGCTACATCCTTGTGCCTGCGTTGCTGCCTGCCTGGCTGACCGGCTTCGCCCTGGCGTTTGCCCGTGGTGTCGGTGAGTACGGTTCGGTGATCTTCATCGCCGGCAACATGCCGATGAAAACCGAGATCCTGCCGCTGCTGATCATGGTCAAGCTCGACCAGTACGACTACCGCGGCGCCACGTCCATCGGCGTGCTGATGCTGGTGGTTTCCTTTGTCCTGCTGCTGCTGATCAACTTGCTGCAGCGGCGCATCGAACGTCCATAAGGAGGCGCGGAACATGTCCCAATCGTCTATTTCCGCCGCGTCCTCGGCCAACGCCGCCCGGCGTGGCAGTGCTGCATCCCGGCGCGTTCTGATCGGCCTTGGCTGGCTGGTGTTCGCCCTGTTCTTGCTGTTGCCGCTGTTTATCGTGGTCACCCAGGGCCTGAAAAACGGCCTCGGCGCGTTCTTCACCGCGATCCTCGAGCCGGACGCGCTGTCGGCGCTGAAACTCACGGTGATCGCCGTGGTGATTTCGGTGCCGCTCAACCTGGTGTTCGGCGTCAGCGCCGCGTGGTGCGTGAGCAAATACTCGTTCCGTGGCAAAAGCATCCTGGTGACACTCATCGACCTGCCGTTCTCGGTGTCGCCGGTGATCGCAGGCCTGGTCTATGTGCTGATGTTCGGTGCCCAGGGCTTCTTTGGCCCGTGGCTGCAGGACCACGACATCCAGATCGTGTTCGCCTTGCCTGGCATCGTGTTGGCGACCATCTTTGTCACCGTGCCCTTCGTGGCCCGTGAACTGATCCCGCTGATGCAGGAGCAGGGCACTCAGGAAGAAGAGGCCGCACGCCTGCTCGGTGCCAATGGCTGGCAGATGTTCTGGCATGTGACCGTGCCGAATATCAAGTGGGGCCTCATCTACGGCGTGGTGCTGTGTACCGCGCGGGCCATGGGTGAGTTCGGCGCGGTGTCGGTGGTGTCGGGCCACATTCGCGGCGTGACCAACACCCTGCCGCTGCATGTCGAGATTCTCTACAACGAATACAACCACGTTGCCGCGTTTGCGGTGGCGAGTCTGCTGCTGATCCTGGCGCTCTTCATCCTGCTGCTCAAGCAGTGGAGCGAGAACCGTATCAATCGCCTGCGCGCCGCTGCGGCTGAGGAATAAGTCATGTCGATCGAAGTCCGTAATGTCAGCAAGAACTTCAACGCCTTCAAGGCCCTGAACAGCATCAATCTGGACATCCAGAGTGGCGAGCTGGTGGCGTTGCTCGGCCCGTCCGGCTGCGGCAAGACCACCTTGTTGCGCATCATCGCCGGCCTGGAAACCCCGGATGACGGCAGCATCGTGTTCCACGGTGAAGACGTGTCCGGTCACGACGTGCGTGATCGCAACGTCGGCTTTGTGTTCCAGCACTACGCGCTGTTCCGCCACATGACCGTGTTCGACAACGTAGCGTTCGGCCTGCGCATGAAACCGAAAAACCAGCGCCCGAGCGAAAGCCAGATCGCGGTCAAGGTGCATGAGCTGCTGAACATGGTGCAACTGGATTGGCTGTCCGATCGCTACCCGGAGCAGCTTTCCGGTGGCCAGCGCCAGCGTATCGCCCTGGCCCGCGCCCTGGCGGTGGAACCCAAAGTGCTGCTGCTGGACGAGCCCTTCGGCGCACTCGACGCCAAGGTGCGTAAAGAACTGCGCCGCTGGCTGGCACGGCTGCACGAAGACATCAACCTGACCTCGGTGTTCGTGACCCACGACCAGGAAGAGGCCATGGAAGTCGCCGACCGTATTGTGGTGATGAACAAGGGCGTGATCGAGCAGATCGGCTCACCGGGCGACGTCTACGAAAACCCGGCCAGCGACTTTGTGTATCACTTCCTCGGCGACTCGAACCGCCTGCACTTGGGTGAAGACAAGCACGTGCTGTTCCGCCCTCATGAAGTGTCGCTGTCGCGCCATGAACTGGAAGATCACCATGCGGCTGAAGTGCGTGATATTCGCCCGCTGGGCGCGACGACGCGTGTGACGTTGAAGGTGGAAGGCCAAAGCGAGCTGATCGAAGCGGAAGTGGTAAAGGACCACGACAGCCTGACCGGCTTGGCGCGCGGCGAGACCCTGTTCTTCAAGCCCAAGGTCTGGCAAAAAGCCTGAGTCTACCAACACCGCAAAACCCCTGTGGGAGCCGGGCTTGCCCGCGATGGCGAACTGTCAGTCGACAATGATGTTGGCTGGCCCAGCGTCATCGCGGGCAAGCCCGGCTCCCACATTTGATCTCCAGTGTCTGTTAGACCGTGGCGTTTTTCGCACGTACCGCCACCGGCCCCGACCGTTGCTCGATCTGCTGCTTGAGCCCCTGCCGCAACCCCAGCAGAAACGCCAGCTCCGCCACCACAAACAACGGCCCCACGATCAGCCCTGACACGTCGTCCACAAACGCCGGCTTCCTGCCTTCGTAGTAGTGCCCGACAAACTGGATCACCCAGCCCACCACAAACATACCGATGCCGCTGCCGAGCCACACCAGCGTGCTTTGTGCGGCCAGCGCATGCCCGGCCCACACCGACAGGCCCATCAGCACACTCATCAGTGCACCCAGCGCCCGTTCCAGGCGCAGGTAAAACCACGCCGCAAGCAGCGCGACAATCACGGCGGGCGAAACCCACAGGCTGCCCAGTGCCCATTCGGGGCGTGACAACAACACGGCCACCGCCACCACAATCAGCGGAATGCCGATAAAGTGGCTGGCGATATTGCGCGGGTCGCGGTGGTAGGCGGCGTATTGACTGAGATGGTCGACGAGGCTTTTCATTGTTATTCCTCCTGTAGGATGTTTGATCATGCCCTGTCAGCCTCTGGCGCACTGTCAACTGGGCGACAATCTTCGGAGTTCACATGGATGCAGAACAATGGCGCTCCCGGTTGGCCACCGGTCACTGGTTCAGCCACCTGCCGGCGCCTTTTCAGCATAGCTTGCTGGCTCACGCCCGATTGAGACAGCTCACGGCGGGCCAGTACTTGTTCAAGCGCGGCGACCCGCCCTGTGGCTTGTATGCGGTACTCGACGGCAGCCTGCGGGTCAGTGCAGTGAACGAGCAGGGCAAGGAAGCGATTCTCAGCCTGGTGGAGTCGCCCTTTTGGTTCGGTGAGATCTGCCTGTTCGATGGCTTGCCGCGTACCCACGATGCCTGCGCTGTCGGGCCGTGCACGCTGTTGCAGGTGCCCCAACAGGCGCTGCTGAACATCCTCGATGAGACACCCCGGTTCTGGCGTGACCTGGCGCTGCTGATGAGCCAGAAGCTGCGCCTGAGTTTTATCAGCCTCGAACACCTCAGCCTGATGCCGGCCTCGGTTCGGTTGGCTCATCGTCTGTTGATGATTGTGGAAGGTTACGGCGATATCGAGCATTCAAAGCGTGTGCTGCAGCTGCCCCAGGAAGATCTGGCGGCGATGTTGAGCCTGTCACGCCAGACCACCAACGCCTTGCTCAAGGATCTGCAAGCCCTGGGGATCGTGCGCCTGGGCTACGGCGAGATCGAAATCCTCGATCCCCAGCGGCTTCGGGAGGCGGCGCACACCTGAGGGTGTTAGCCTGCAGGCCTATCAATCGAGGTGTGTTATGCGCGTGCTGTTAGTGGAACATGAATCCGAAGAAGCACAGCGGATGGCCCAGGGCCTGAACGAGGCCGGTTACAGCGTGGAAGTCGCGGCCAACGGCATGGCGGCGCAGCGGCTTGTCGAGAGCGCCGAGTACGACCTGGTGATCCTGGATGTGATGCTGCCGGGGCTCAATGCCTGGAAACTGCAGCAGGCCATCCGGCAGAAAGGCCAGACGCCGCTGCTGTTCCTGACCACGCCCGGTGGGATTGAAGACCGCCTGCGCGGTTTGGAATTGCATGAGGATGACTACTTGCTCAAGCCGTTTGAGGCCAAGGCGTTGGTGGCGCGGGTCAAGAAGGTGTTGCGGCGCGATCGCGGGCGTTGATCGACCTGACATGCCCAGTGCTTGAACCTGCGCCTTCGCGAGCAAGCCCGCTCCCACACTTGGAATGCACTCCCCTGTGGGAGCGGGCTTGCCCGCGATAAGGCCCTGGAAACCAGCACAAATCCTTCTACCGCAACCCATCCCGAAACTGCCCCGGCGTGATCCCCGTCCAGCGCTTGAACGCGCGGTTGAAGCTGCTGGTATCGGCGAAGCCGAGCAAATGACTGATCTCGGCCAATGAGCACTGCGGGTCGCGCAAGTGCAGCAACG
Proteins encoded in this region:
- the cysW gene encoding sulfate ABC transporter permease subunit CysW, encoding MSQSSISAASSANAARRGSAASRRVLIGLGWLVFALFLLLPLFIVVTQGLKNGLGAFFTAILEPDALSALKLTVIAVVISVPLNLVFGVSAAWCVSKYSFRGKSILVTLIDLPFSVSPVIAGLVYVLMFGAQGFFGPWLQDHDIQIVFALPGIVLATIFVTVPFVARELIPLMQEQGTQEEEAARLLGANGWQMFWHVTVPNIKWGLIYGVVLCTARAMGEFGAVSVVSGHIRGVTNTLPLHVEILYNEYNHVAAFAVASLLLILALFILLLKQWSENRINRLRAAAAEE
- a CDS encoding sulfate/molybdate ABC transporter ATP-binding protein, with product MSIEVRNVSKNFNAFKALNSINLDIQSGELVALLGPSGCGKTTLLRIIAGLETPDDGSIVFHGEDVSGHDVRDRNVGFVFQHYALFRHMTVFDNVAFGLRMKPKNQRPSESQIAVKVHELLNMVQLDWLSDRYPEQLSGGQRQRIALARALAVEPKVLLLDEPFGALDAKVRKELRRWLARLHEDINLTSVFVTHDQEEAMEVADRIVVMNKGVIEQIGSPGDVYENPASDFVYHFLGDSNRLHLGEDKHVLFRPHEVSLSRHELEDHHAAEVRDIRPLGATTRVTLKVEGQSELIEAEVVKDHDSLTGLARGETLFFKPKVWQKA
- a CDS encoding Mpo1 family 2-hydroxy fatty acid dioxygenase codes for the protein MKSLVDHLSQYAAYHRDPRNIASHFIGIPLIVVAVAVLLSRPEWALGSLWVSPAVIVALLAAWFYLRLERALGALMSVLMGLSVWAGHALAAQSTLVWLGSGIGMFVVGWVIQFVGHYYEGRKPAFVDDVSGLIVGPLFVVAELAFLLGLRQGLKQQIEQRSGPVAVRAKNATV
- a CDS encoding Crp/Fnr family transcriptional regulator; amino-acid sequence: MDAEQWRSRLATGHWFSHLPAPFQHSLLAHARLRQLTAGQYLFKRGDPPCGLYAVLDGSLRVSAVNEQGKEAILSLVESPFWFGEICLFDGLPRTHDACAVGPCTLLQVPQQALLNILDETPRFWRDLALLMSQKLRLSFISLEHLSLMPASVRLAHRLLMIVEGYGDIEHSKRVLQLPQEDLAAMLSLSRQTTNALLKDLQALGIVRLGYGEIEILDPQRLREAAHT
- a CDS encoding response regulator, whose amino-acid sequence is MRVLLVEHESEEAQRMAQGLNEAGYSVEVAANGMAAQRLVESAEYDLVILDVMLPGLNAWKLQQAIRQKGQTPLLFLTTPGGIEDRLRGLELHEDDYLLKPFEAKALVARVKKVLRRDRGR